In the Nitrospirota bacterium genome, one interval contains:
- a CDS encoding penicillin-binding protein 2, whose amino-acid sequence MTSGPSRGRRYVMLLLLLCGFGIILFRLVTLQVLQAAELTARADRQHQKTVSFEGARGTVSDRHGKVLAMNVEVPSVFGIPASLESPSVIARTLSPVLNIRSTELERKLRQDKSFVWLARKVEPEQGRQLGQLSLNGIGVVMEGRRFYPKGPLLAHVLGFSGMDGQGLEGLERRYDSHLLGEKRVTVLQRDALGRTVFPKGLTEQVPAPGHSLTLTVDEVIQYIAEKELEEAVTQSRAKSGTVIVMEPQSGAILALAISPRFDPNVVAALTPDRWRNRALTDTYEPGSTMKIVVAAAALEEKVMTPDSLVFGENGRMVIANTTIHDHEKQGWMTFSEVIQKSSNIGTAKAGMALGELRLYRYLQAFGFGQRTEVDLPGEVQGLLKAPKDWGRRSLASISMGQEVGVTPLQMVSAVATLANGGVMMKPYVVSEIRDEKGRLLKEVLPQVKRRVVSPDTARMMTTMLEGVVTNGTGAKGAIPGFRVAGKTGTAQKIDPRTGAYSSTQFVGSFVGFVPAEAPRLAMIVILDEPQGEAWGGTVAAPVFRRVGEQVLNYLGVSREDTVKIALAMKD is encoded by the coding sequence GTGACTTCCGGCCCTTCTCGCGGTCGCCGCTACGTCATGTTGCTCCTACTCCTCTGTGGGTTCGGGATTATTTTATTTCGACTGGTCACGCTCCAAGTGCTTCAAGCTGCGGAACTCACGGCGCGAGCTGATCGCCAACATCAAAAGACTGTGTCCTTCGAAGGGGCCAGAGGCACAGTGTCGGATCGGCATGGCAAGGTGCTCGCGATGAATGTGGAGGTGCCGTCTGTGTTTGGCATCCCGGCGTCGCTTGAGAGCCCGTCGGTCATTGCCCGTACGCTATCGCCGGTGCTCAATATTCGAAGCACTGAGCTCGAAAGAAAGCTCCGGCAAGACAAGAGCTTCGTATGGTTGGCGCGAAAGGTCGAGCCTGAACAAGGTCGCCAGCTTGGACAATTGTCGTTGAACGGCATCGGTGTGGTGATGGAGGGCCGGCGGTTTTATCCCAAAGGTCCGTTGCTGGCCCATGTCCTCGGATTTTCCGGTATGGATGGCCAAGGGCTTGAGGGGCTCGAGCGCCGGTACGACTCGCATCTGCTTGGAGAAAAGCGCGTCACCGTGTTGCAGCGCGATGCATTAGGCCGAACGGTTTTCCCTAAAGGTTTGACGGAGCAAGTGCCCGCACCCGGACATTCCCTGACGCTCACCGTGGACGAGGTCATTCAATACATTGCAGAAAAAGAACTCGAGGAGGCCGTCACTCAGTCCCGCGCAAAGTCCGGGACTGTCATCGTCATGGAGCCACAATCGGGAGCGATTCTTGCGCTCGCCATCAGCCCGAGATTCGATCCAAATGTCGTCGCTGCGTTAACACCTGATCGGTGGCGCAATCGCGCGCTCACGGATACGTACGAGCCTGGGTCGACCATGAAAATCGTGGTTGCGGCTGCGGCGCTCGAGGAAAAAGTGATGACGCCAGACTCCTTGGTATTCGGTGAAAACGGCCGCATGGTGATCGCGAACACGACCATTCACGACCATGAAAAACAGGGATGGATGACATTCTCCGAAGTGATCCAAAAATCCAGCAACATCGGCACAGCCAAAGCCGGAATGGCTCTTGGAGAGCTGCGGCTCTATCGCTACCTCCAAGCATTCGGATTCGGCCAACGCACCGAGGTCGATTTGCCGGGTGAAGTACAGGGACTTTTGAAGGCTCCCAAAGACTGGGGACGCCGGTCGCTGGCATCCATTTCGATGGGGCAGGAAGTCGGGGTGACACCTCTCCAAATGGTGTCGGCAGTCGCGACCCTCGCCAACGGCGGCGTGATGATGAAGCCCTATGTGGTGTCCGAGATTCGCGATGAGAAAGGGCGCTTGCTCAAGGAAGTTCTCCCGCAAGTAAAACGGCGTGTCGTGTCACCGGACACGGCCAGGATGATGACGACGATGTTGGAGGGTGTCGTCACGAATGGGACTGGGGCGAAGGGGGCTATTCCAGGATTTCGCGTGGCGGGCAAAACCGGGACCGCGCAAAAGATCGATCCGCGAACCGGAGCCTATTCATCCACGCAGTTCGTCGGGTCATTTGTCGGGTTTGTGCCGGCAGAGGCTCCGCGTTTGGCGATGATCGTGATTCTTGATGAACCTCAAGGAGAGGCTTGGGGTGGGACCGTGGCAGCACCCGTCTTTAGGCGTGTTGGGGAGCAGGTGCTCAATTACCTCGGTGTGTCGAGAGAAGACACTGTGAAAATCGCACTGGCAATGAAGGACTAA
- a CDS encoding UDP-N-acetylmuramoyl-L-alanyl-D-glutamate--2,6-diaminopimelate ligase has protein sequence MAHDPVTIKQLLAALRGHVEILEQRGDASGLVHAITDDSRAVTRGSLFVAVKGERVDGHGFIDQAIKAGAVGVIAQSSVPSGALPFVQVADSRKALGLLGSRFHGNPSARLKMIGVTGTNGKTTTTYLCKALLEGVGQRVGLIGTVGYQIGQESLPASHTTPGALDLQELLSRMVESGLTAAVMEVSSHALALDRTSGCEYDLAVFTNLTQDHLDFHHTMDEYFEAKLRLFTGLAGGQKAGKRAFVNMDDPRGSAVLAACSVPVWRYAIQNRADLRAERVRLSLAGTTFSAATPAGTFTVESRLVGEHNIYNLLGAIGVALQEGATPDQICEATAHITNVPGRFERVSSGQNFTVVVDYAHTEDALLRLLTAAHTLKAGRIITVFGCGGDRDRGKRPKMGRAAVEYSDVVVLTSDNPRTEDPMAILREVEVGVRDALARRGHVQYHLVPDRREAIGVAIREAHAGDMVLIAGKGHEDYQIIGTKKFHFDDREVAREAIQQLRDCA, from the coding sequence ATGGCGCACGATCCCGTCACGATCAAGCAATTGCTCGCCGCACTCCGTGGGCACGTCGAGATTTTGGAGCAGCGAGGCGATGCGAGCGGTCTAGTCCATGCCATTACAGACGATTCGAGAGCCGTGACGAGGGGGAGCCTATTTGTTGCGGTCAAGGGTGAGCGTGTCGATGGCCATGGATTTATCGACCAGGCGATCAAGGCGGGAGCGGTTGGGGTGATTGCCCAGTCGTCTGTGCCTTCGGGGGCATTGCCCTTTGTGCAGGTGGCTGATTCGCGCAAAGCGCTCGGGCTTCTCGGCAGCCGATTTCATGGAAATCCATCTGCCCGTCTCAAGATGATTGGCGTCACCGGCACGAATGGGAAGACGACGACAACCTATCTCTGTAAAGCGTTATTGGAAGGGGTCGGCCAGCGGGTGGGGTTGATCGGCACAGTGGGGTACCAGATCGGACAGGAATCACTTCCGGCTTCTCACACAACGCCCGGCGCACTGGATCTTCAAGAACTCTTGTCAAGGATGGTCGAAAGCGGACTCACTGCCGCGGTGATGGAAGTGTCGTCCCATGCCCTTGCGTTAGACCGGACCTCCGGCTGCGAGTACGACCTGGCGGTGTTCACGAACCTCACGCAGGATCATCTAGACTTTCATCATACGATGGATGAGTACTTTGAAGCGAAGTTGCGCCTGTTTACCGGATTGGCCGGGGGACAGAAGGCTGGGAAACGTGCATTCGTCAATATGGACGATCCGCGTGGGAGTGCGGTTCTGGCAGCCTGTTCTGTGCCAGTCTGGAGGTATGCCATTCAGAACCGAGCCGATCTCCGGGCAGAACGAGTGCGCCTGTCGCTTGCCGGGACCACTTTCTCTGCTGCGACTCCCGCGGGCACGTTTACCGTCGAGAGCCGATTGGTCGGAGAGCACAACATCTACAACTTGCTGGGGGCGATTGGCGTGGCACTGCAGGAAGGGGCGACGCCCGATCAGATCTGCGAAGCGACCGCCCATATCACCAATGTCCCTGGTCGCTTCGAGCGGGTGTCTTCCGGGCAAAATTTTACCGTCGTCGTCGATTATGCCCATACAGAAGATGCACTCCTCAGATTGTTGACGGCGGCCCACACGTTGAAGGCCGGTCGGATCATTACTGTCTTCGGCTGTGGAGGTGACCGGGATCGAGGGAAGCGGCCCAAGATGGGTCGCGCCGCCGTGGAATACAGCGATGTGGTGGTCTTGACTTCCGATAATCCTCGAACCGAGGACCCCATGGCAATTCTGCGTGAGGTAGAGGTTGGCGTGCGGGATGCGTTAGCACGGCGAGGCCATGTGCAGTATCACTTGGTACCGGACCGGCGTGAAGCGATCGGTGTTGCCATCCGCGAGGCGCACGCCGGCGATATGGTGCTCATTGCCGGAAAGGGTCATGAAGATTATCAAATTATCGGCACCAAGAAGTTTCATTTTGACGATCGCGAAGTGGCGCGCGAAGCGATTCAGCAATTGCGGGATTGTGCGTGA
- the murF gene encoding UDP-N-acetylmuramoyl-tripeptide--D-alanyl-D-alanine ligase, with product MKAQATVGIAQDEESMGLFTVEEIREVISVKVLAGPDSFSGKHLIRQISTDSRSVRRGDLFVALRGDRYDGHEFVPAALAQGAAGAIVHDQYRLPPGSAAVRKVDRQPVPFLFGVRDPLFAYQQLATHYRSRFHIPIMAVTGSNGKTTTKDMVAAVLAQRWPVLKTDGNLNNRIGVPATLLRLTTRHHAAVIEMGVDQQGQTTRLCEIVKPTIGLITNIGPDHLEFFGSMEGSAQAKAELLDMLPADGTAILNADDHYFGYLAARAQCRVLSFGFSEMADVRASEVTFDVRQGTAFRLHLPGKSRPTAIRIKVHGTHNVTNALAAAAVGAALALSGSMIAQGLGRFRPAAMRSQVVTHHGVHIINDCYNANPASMRAALQLLAQWSPARERIAVLGDMLELGPETRQMHRDVGQFLATQGLSRLIVCGTLGQDIAEGARRGGMAGSQIDEVVDAAAAADHLKKLVRQGDVVLVKASRGLKLEQVVQVLMGMRAVIKRAS from the coding sequence GTGAAAGCCCAAGCCACGGTCGGGATCGCACAGGATGAGGAATCGATGGGACTCTTTACAGTCGAGGAAATACGAGAAGTCATCAGCGTGAAAGTCCTCGCTGGACCGGACTCCTTCTCGGGGAAGCACCTGATCAGACAGATCAGTACTGATTCCAGGTCAGTTCGGCGCGGTGATCTATTTGTCGCGCTCAGAGGCGACCGTTACGACGGTCATGAGTTTGTGCCTGCCGCGCTTGCTCAGGGCGCAGCCGGAGCCATCGTTCACGATCAATACCGCCTTCCGCCTGGCTCTGCAGCGGTACGCAAGGTCGACAGGCAACCCGTGCCCTTTCTCTTCGGAGTGCGTGACCCCCTATTTGCTTACCAACAATTGGCGACCCATTATCGCAGTCGGTTCCATATCCCTATCATGGCAGTGACTGGGAGCAACGGCAAGACGACGACGAAAGATATGGTAGCGGCGGTGCTGGCCCAGCGGTGGCCGGTGTTGAAGACAGATGGGAATCTCAACAATCGGATCGGCGTACCGGCGACTCTTTTACGGCTCACGACTCGCCATCATGCGGCTGTCATTGAGATGGGGGTGGATCAGCAGGGGCAGACGACCAGACTCTGTGAGATTGTGAAGCCTACGATCGGGTTAATTACCAATATCGGCCCCGATCATCTCGAATTTTTTGGAAGTATGGAGGGGTCGGCACAGGCCAAGGCGGAACTGTTGGATATGCTTCCTGCCGATGGCACGGCGATTCTCAACGCCGACGATCACTACTTTGGCTACCTCGCTGCGCGTGCACAATGCCGTGTTCTGTCGTTCGGATTTTCGGAGATGGCTGATGTCCGAGCGAGCGAGGTCACGTTCGATGTTCGCCAGGGAACGGCCTTTCGCTTGCACCTCCCTGGGAAAAGCCGCCCCACCGCTATTCGAATCAAGGTCCATGGTACTCACAACGTCACCAACGCGCTCGCAGCCGCAGCAGTCGGCGCTGCGCTGGCCCTGTCCGGTTCGATGATCGCCCAAGGGCTAGGCCGATTCCGTCCTGCCGCGATGCGATCGCAGGTCGTGACCCATCATGGTGTCCATATCATCAATGATTGTTACAACGCCAACCCTGCTTCGATGAGGGCCGCGCTCCAATTGCTGGCCCAGTGGAGTCCCGCACGCGAACGGATTGCCGTGTTGGGAGACATGTTGGAGCTTGGCCCTGAAACCAGGCAGATGCACCGAGACGTTGGACAGTTTCTCGCTACGCAGGGGCTGTCGCGGTTGATCGTCTGCGGGACGCTGGGCCAGGATATCGCAGAGGGGGCCCGGAGGGGCGGTATGGCAGGTTCGCAGATCGACGAAGTAGTCGATGCAGCCGCCGCGGCTGATCACCTCAAGAAGCTTGTACGGCAAGGTGATGTCGTGTTGGTGAAAGCCTCTCGCGGATTGAAACTGGAACAGGTTGTACAGGTTCTGATGGGGATGAGGGCAGTCATCAAACGGGCCTCGTAA
- a CDS encoding phospho-N-acetylmuramoyl-pentapeptide-transferase, which produces MLYNWLYPFHTDYSFLNVFRYLSFRIIYAAVTAFLIAFVLAPRVIKKLQSMKLGQQIRDDGPKSHLAKSGTPTMGGILILFAVVLSTLLWADIAKPYVWLVLAAMLGFGAIGFADDYLKFIKAQSKGLSAAQKFTAQVALALAIALALYFMPGYSTKLSIPFFKNFVPDLGWFYVVFAVVVIVGSSNAVNLTDGLDGLAIGPVMITALAYTIVAYVVGHRLMSDYLLIQHIEGAGELAVFTAAILGASLGFLWFNTYPASVFMGDVGSLPLGAALGTVAVISKHELLLLMVGGVFVIEAVSVIFQVLSFKSRGKRIFLMAPIHHHFEMKGWEEPKVVVRLWIIAILLALLSLSTLKLR; this is translated from the coding sequence ATGCTCTACAACTGGCTGTATCCATTTCATACGGACTATTCGTTTCTGAACGTCTTTCGGTATTTGAGCTTCCGCATAATCTATGCGGCGGTGACGGCGTTCTTGATCGCCTTTGTGCTGGCCCCACGGGTAATCAAGAAGTTGCAAAGCATGAAGCTGGGACAGCAGATTCGCGACGACGGTCCTAAGAGTCATTTGGCGAAGAGCGGCACGCCTACCATGGGTGGGATACTTATTCTCTTCGCTGTGGTCCTGTCGACGCTCCTCTGGGCAGACATCGCGAAGCCCTATGTCTGGCTCGTGCTTGCCGCCATGTTGGGGTTCGGAGCGATCGGATTTGCGGATGACTATCTCAAGTTCATCAAGGCTCAATCGAAGGGATTGTCGGCGGCGCAGAAATTTACGGCACAAGTGGCTCTGGCCTTGGCGATTGCGTTGGCCCTCTATTTCATGCCCGGCTATTCAACCAAGCTCAGCATCCCATTTTTCAAGAATTTCGTTCCCGATCTCGGCTGGTTCTATGTCGTCTTTGCCGTAGTGGTGATTGTCGGGAGTTCCAATGCCGTCAATCTGACCGATGGTCTCGATGGATTGGCGATCGGACCGGTCATGATCACGGCCCTGGCCTATACGATCGTGGCCTATGTTGTCGGTCATCGACTCATGTCGGACTATCTGCTCATTCAGCATATCGAAGGCGCTGGTGAGCTTGCGGTGTTCACCGCAGCCATCTTGGGAGCGAGTCTGGGATTTCTGTGGTTCAACACCTATCCGGCCTCCGTGTTCATGGGGGATGTCGGTTCGCTTCCCCTGGGAGCGGCGCTGGGCACGGTTGCAGTGATCAGCAAGCATGAGCTGCTTCTCCTGATGGTCGGTGGGGTATTTGTGATTGAAGCGGTCTCGGTCATTTTTCAGGTGCTCTCATTCAAATCGCGGGGGAAACGTATTTTTCTCATGGCACCCATCCACCATCACTTTGAGATGAAAGGATGGGAGGAGCCGAAGGTTGTCGTGCGTTTGTGGATTATCGCCATCTTATTAGCCTTGTTGAGCCTGAGTACCTTAAAGCTCCGGTGA
- the murD gene encoding UDP-N-acetylmuramoyl-L-alanine--D-glutamate ligase, producing the protein MVGEAAVELAGARVTVMGLARSGVSACRLLQAAGARVTVADRKESGELTSVLGAIDRDHVSVSVGAGYESSLDEADLVVISPGISYRLGPIEAVRRRGVKVISELELASQFLRSPLLAVTGTNGKSTTVTLIGKFLAESGQRAFVGGNLGIALSDAAVEDLYASQSGKPSPYDYLVVEVSSFQLETIDRFHPWIASLLNVTVDHQDRYESLDEYVAAKQRIFENQTASDFALFNLDDERVAALRQRVRAKHLGFAIASKIGADLSGGTYLEGDRIVTTVTGIRQEICRRSEIRLIGNHNVGNVMAATTYAVLCGCPLDAIRRVLTTFPGLEHALEIVRERRGVRFVNDSKGTNVDATLKALESIDQPIWLIAGGRDKGGDFSRLTWAISRRVTRVILIGEAAPLLRLAWAGAATITDAATLRDAVDLAAQEASPGDVVLLSPACASFDMFADYQDRGRQFKALVHALPA; encoded by the coding sequence ATGGTGGGGGAAGCGGCTGTGGAACTCGCTGGAGCACGTGTCACGGTCATGGGACTTGCCAGGAGTGGCGTGTCGGCTTGCCGGTTGCTTCAGGCGGCGGGAGCACGTGTGACGGTGGCCGATCGGAAGGAATCGGGGGAACTGACGTCAGTCCTCGGGGCCATCGACCGTGATCATGTCAGTGTGAGCGTCGGGGCGGGTTACGAATCGTCGCTCGATGAAGCGGATCTGGTAGTAATCAGCCCCGGAATATCTTATCGGCTGGGCCCGATCGAAGCGGTGCGTCGGCGTGGCGTGAAGGTGATCAGCGAATTGGAGTTGGCCTCGCAGTTCCTCCGAAGCCCGCTCCTTGCTGTTACGGGTACCAATGGCAAGAGCACAACCGTGACTTTGATCGGAAAGTTTCTCGCAGAGAGCGGTCAGCGGGCCTTTGTCGGCGGCAATTTGGGTATTGCCTTGAGCGATGCGGCGGTAGAAGACCTTTACGCCAGCCAGTCAGGGAAGCCGAGCCCGTATGACTATCTTGTCGTGGAGGTCTCCAGTTTTCAGCTCGAGACGATCGACCGGTTCCATCCCTGGATTGCTTCCTTGCTCAACGTGACGGTCGATCACCAGGACCGGTATGAGTCGCTGGATGAATACGTCGCGGCGAAACAGCGGATCTTCGAGAATCAAACCGCGTCCGACTTCGCCCTGTTCAACCTTGACGATGAGCGGGTGGCCGCACTGCGGCAGCGTGTCCGCGCAAAGCACCTCGGGTTTGCGATTGCGTCGAAGATCGGGGCTGATCTATCGGGAGGAACCTACCTCGAAGGCGACCGGATCGTGACGACGGTGACCGGTATACGGCAGGAGATTTGTCGTCGAAGCGAGATTCGTCTCATCGGCAATCACAACGTGGGCAATGTCATGGCGGCCACGACCTATGCCGTGCTGTGTGGATGTCCTCTGGACGCGATTCGTCGAGTGCTCACGACGTTTCCTGGGCTCGAACATGCCCTTGAGATTGTCCGTGAACGTCGAGGAGTTCGGTTCGTCAACGATTCGAAGGGCACGAATGTCGATGCCACGCTCAAAGCGCTGGAGAGTATCGATCAACCGATCTGGCTCATTGCCGGTGGACGGGATAAAGGTGGTGACTTTTCTCGACTTACCTGGGCGATCAGCCGACGGGTGACGCGCGTGATTCTGATAGGAGAAGCGGCACCGCTGCTGCGACTGGCTTGGGCGGGTGCCGCCACGATAACTGATGCAGCTACCTTGCGGGACGCTGTGGATCTTGCAGCGCAGGAAGCATCACCGGGTGACGTCGTGTTGTTGTCTCCAGCCTGTGCCAGTTTCGACATGTTTGCGGACTATCAAGACCGTGGTCGGCAATTCAAGGCATTGGTCCATGCCTTGCCGGCGTGA
- the ftsW gene encoding putative lipid II flippase FtsW, which produces MANRSAGTLALPWSQTNQRSGKQRVASDHTLLVVTMILALVGLVMVFSASAIVAGNRFQDSGFFLKRQIAWLAFGLVLMQLASRIDYTLWKKLSIPMLACMLLLLVLVLVPSLGVSAKGARRWLRLGPLSVQPAEMVKLVAVIFMAAYLTRKGDKITLFRNGLLPALIVIGLLSGLVLLEPDLGTVLVLGLVTVGMCFLAGARISHLLAIGLCAIPIVLVLVLGSSYRRQRLMTFLAPWKDASDAGFQITQSFLAFGSGGPFGVGLGEGKQKLYFLPEAHTDFVLALVGEELGFIGTAVVTLLFAFFVWRGFQIAARARVPFGRYLGMGITLLIGGQALVNAAVVTGLLPTKGLTLPFVSYGGSSLVVSLTGVGILLSISRDRHAGGPRGGRGGSDHE; this is translated from the coding sequence ATGGCGAATCGATCAGCCGGGACTCTGGCGCTTCCATGGTCACAGACCAATCAACGATCGGGCAAGCAGCGCGTAGCGTCGGACCATACTCTGCTTGTGGTCACCATGATCCTGGCGTTGGTCGGACTCGTCATGGTGTTCAGCGCGAGCGCGATTGTGGCAGGCAACCGGTTCCAGGATTCCGGGTTTTTTCTGAAGCGGCAGATCGCCTGGCTCGCATTCGGCCTTGTGTTGATGCAGCTTGCGTCACGCATCGATTACACGTTGTGGAAGAAGCTCTCCATTCCGATGCTGGCATGCATGTTGCTCCTTCTCGTCTTGGTGCTGGTGCCATCGCTTGGTGTGTCAGCGAAGGGGGCGAGGCGATGGTTGCGGTTAGGGCCTCTTTCGGTTCAACCGGCGGAGATGGTCAAGCTCGTGGCGGTCATCTTCATGGCAGCGTATCTGACCAGAAAAGGAGACAAGATTACATTGTTTCGCAACGGCCTTCTGCCGGCCCTGATCGTGATCGGCCTGCTGAGCGGGCTGGTCTTGCTCGAACCGGATTTGGGGACGGTCCTGGTGCTGGGACTGGTGACGGTCGGCATGTGTTTTCTCGCCGGGGCACGGATCTCCCATCTCTTGGCCATAGGCCTCTGCGCCATTCCGATCGTGCTTGTGCTGGTCCTTGGTTCGAGTTATCGACGCCAACGGCTCATGACCTTTCTGGCTCCATGGAAAGATGCGTCGGATGCCGGCTTCCAAATCACGCAATCCTTCTTGGCCTTCGGCAGCGGCGGTCCGTTCGGAGTGGGCTTGGGAGAGGGCAAACAAAAGCTCTACTTTCTTCCGGAGGCGCATACAGACTTTGTGCTGGCGCTGGTCGGCGAAGAACTGGGGTTCATCGGAACCGCCGTTGTGACTCTGCTGTTTGCATTTTTTGTGTGGCGGGGGTTTCAGATCGCTGCGCGTGCCCGGGTGCCGTTCGGCCGTTATCTGGGCATGGGCATTACTCTATTGATCGGAGGCCAGGCGTTGGTGAACGCGGCGGTCGTGACAGGGCTGTTGCCGACCAAAGGGCTCACCCTGCCCTTCGTCAGCTACGGAGGGTCGTCATTGGTGGTCAGTCTGACGGGAGTGGGTATTCTGCTCAGTATCTCCCGCGACCGGCATGCCGGTGGGCCTCGGGGTGGACGTGGTGGGTCGGATCACGAATGA
- the murG gene encoding undecaprenyldiphospho-muramoylpentapeptide beta-N-acetylglucosaminyltransferase, with protein sequence MMIVIAAGGTGGHLYPAVALAREFLRRDPTTTVLFVGTARGLESNVLNHEGFDLALISAKPVMGKGLWGVVAGLCALPVSLGQCLRILKVRRADLVIGVGGYTSPMMILAAALKGVVRVILEPNANPGMANKAVGPLAHRVFLAFESAADSFNPSKVRVVGTPIRKAFLEGDYRGREKSRPLHLLVFGGSQGAKAVNTAVMEALSELMAQLPQLTVTHQTGESDHARVAEAYRLAGVESRVEAVRFLYDMPASLREADLVIARAGAMTVAELTACGKPAILIPLPSAIYDHQTKNARVMEAAGGAVLLPQSTLTGSVLARTVAGLLGDPERLRGMGEASLSMRRIDAAEAIVRECYLLMGGHHDVNHSVGAEGIR encoded by the coding sequence ATGATGATCGTCATTGCAGCAGGAGGAACTGGTGGCCATCTCTATCCGGCTGTGGCCTTGGCGCGAGAATTTCTCCGGCGCGACCCCACGACAACGGTCCTCTTCGTGGGGACCGCTCGCGGGCTTGAATCGAATGTGCTCAACCACGAGGGATTCGACCTGGCCTTGATCAGCGCCAAGCCGGTAATGGGCAAGGGGCTGTGGGGGGTAGTGGCAGGCTTGTGCGCTCTGCCGGTGAGCTTAGGGCAGTGTCTACGGATACTGAAGGTGAGACGGGCGGATCTAGTCATCGGGGTTGGCGGGTACACAAGTCCCATGATGATTCTTGCTGCCGCATTGAAAGGGGTGGTGCGCGTGATTCTTGAACCCAATGCGAATCCTGGCATGGCCAACAAAGCGGTAGGTCCGCTTGCGCATCGGGTTTTTCTCGCGTTCGAGTCGGCGGCTGACTCGTTCAATCCTTCGAAGGTGCGTGTAGTAGGGACCCCGATTCGTAAGGCGTTCCTTGAGGGTGATTACCGGGGCCGTGAGAAATCGAGGCCGCTTCATCTTTTGGTTTTCGGCGGGAGTCAGGGAGCGAAGGCGGTGAATACGGCGGTGATGGAAGCGTTGTCCGAACTGATGGCGCAGCTGCCACAGCTCACAGTCACTCATCAGACCGGCGAGTCGGATCATGCGCGGGTGGCTGAGGCCTATCGTCTCGCCGGCGTCGAGTCACGGGTTGAGGCCGTGCGATTCCTCTACGATATGCCCGCGTCGTTGCGGGAGGCGGATCTGGTCATCGCGAGAGCCGGAGCCATGACAGTGGCCGAGCTCACAGCCTGTGGAAAGCCGGCCATCCTGATTCCTCTGCCGTCGGCTATCTATGACCACCAGACGAAAAATGCCAGGGTGATGGAGGCGGCAGGGGGGGCCGTGCTGCTCCCGCAATCTACGCTCACAGGGTCCGTGTTGGCTCGCACAGTGGCAGGCCTTCTCGGGGATCCGGAGCGATTGCGAGGCATGGGAGAGGCCAGTCTGTCGATGAGACGAATAGATGCGGCCGAGGCGATCGTTCGCGAATGTTACCTACTCATGGGGGGGCATCATGATGTCAACCACTCTGTTGGAGCGGAAGGGATCCGATGA